From Daphnia pulicaria isolate SC F1-1A chromosome 4, SC_F0-13Bv2, whole genome shotgun sequence, one genomic window encodes:
- the LOC124335939 gene encoding uncharacterized protein LOC124335939, protein MFAQSGGSGGGDGGDGANGRGWRCPFCNSLNPLGRFRCIYCKQIRDFNPRELNLLKAIKKKKADKKKASATLSQALSAALLAALVANAPAAARTAAAAAANPAATQSANPAATQSAIPDAAPLMQPPVAAITAAASQSAIGTAVPLMQFTTAANDADAETSSLNLPSPMDISMHKFQILFLNLHFYNFFFVIFSPPSSPKMR, encoded by the exons ATGTTTGCCCAAA GTGGAGGTAGTGGTGGAGGAGATGGAGGAGATGGAGCAAATGGCAGGGGATGGCGATGCCCATTTTGCAATTCTCTTAATCCATTGGGGCGCTTTAGATGCATATATTGCAAACAGATCCGCGATTTCAACCCAAGAGAGCTCAACCTGTTAAAAGccattaagaagaagaaagcggaTAAAAAGAAAGCCAGCGCAACACTCTCTCAAGCGCTGTCAGCAGCTTTGTTGGCAGCCTTGGTGGCCAATGCTCCTGCTGCAGCccggactgctgctgctgctgctgccaatcCTGCAGCAACTCAATCTGCCAATCCTGCAGCAACTCAATCTGCCATTCCCGATGCAGCCCCACTAATGCAGCCCCCTGTTGCTGCCATTACCGCTGCTGCCTCACAATCTGCCATTGGCACTGCAGTCCCACTAATGCAGTTCACTACTGCTGCCAATGATGCTGATGCGGAAACTTCATCCTTGAACTTACCCAGCCCTATGGATATCAGTATGCataaattccaaattttgtttttaaatttacatttttataatttcttttttgttattttcagcCCCCCCAGTAGCCCCAAGATGCGATAG
- the LOC124335911 gene encoding uncharacterized protein LOC124335911 isoform X1: MQIASTNLCAVNSKYDGFIQREHLSEVLDFENQRKLIDFAWGSEMISENTCLKSFKMKEHQEISFPIPVSKQNIRILKEISECRLSSRHTWEIEASKICDSTFEDFNLSSLVVHNLQLPEEMKVTAKCTKLVLYDGKKCFIHNLSSCWIGGKFGTATLQLPVEGGHEGGSLNVQYGGRKKRLESHKSSDAVFYLSAFFDSCEHFIEPVLQGYKLVLVYDLLWTNVKTGIPKDFPVFLGAIKKIKESLEPWLRNQLLKSKMENENGENPKEELETPTTTSEIHRDSSEVKNHLEKRQDSVIAERTLTENVFFFVLQESYDEQILSFELLRGQDRVFADLLLNCDFLDVHLAMASQSSSTNINGKAEVLEVTRVIDSDDVTRNLSIQLKWEKNVVGLIKSDQERKVSNEKSEKDIVMFVIPKSGKINLPCGVLLIWPKHHSVQMYCRYGFHSFLIRMSKSLTSLAKWKDHTRTEAIGDLSQLISYCCAEPRKVWTKS; this comes from the exons ATGCAGATAGCTTCAACAAACTTATGCGCTGTAAACTCGAAATATGATGGCTTCATCCAAAGGGAACATTTATCTGAAGTTCTggattttgaaaatcaaaggAAGTTAATCGACTTTGCATGGGGATCAGAAATGATTTCAGAGAACACTTGTCTAAAGTcatttaaaatgaaagaacACCAAGAAATAAGCTTTCCAATTCCAGTTTCAAAACAG AACATCAGAATCCTGAAAGAGATTTCAGAATGCAGGTTATCCTCGAGACATACTTGGGAAATTGAAGCTTCGAAAATATGTGATTCGACTTTTGAAGATTTCAATTTATCCTCTTTGGTAGTCCACAATCTTCAACTTCCTGAAGAGATGAAAGTCACTGCAAAGTGTACCAAATTGGTCTTGTATGATGGCAAGAAATGCTTTATTCACAACTTGAGTTCCTGTTGGATTGGAGGAAAGTTTGGTACTGCAACACTTCAATTACCTGTTGAAGGAGGACATGAAGGTGGCAGTTTAAATGTTCAGTAtggaggaagaaagaaaaggttggAGAGCCACAAAAGTAGCGACGCAGTTTTCTACCTGTCTGCTTTTTTCGACAGCTGCGAGCATTTTATTGAGCCGGTTTTACAAGGTTACAAGTTAGTCCTAGTTTATGATCTTCTCTGGACAAACGTAAAGACGGGGATTCCAAAGGATTTTCCAGTTTTCCTCGGggcgattaaaaaaatcaaagaatcgCTTGAACCCTGGCTTCGGAATcagttattgaaatcaaaaatggaaaatgaaaatggtgaAAATCCAAAAGAAGAATTAGAAACTCCAACTACTACTTCCGAAATTCATCGAGACTCTTCTGAAGTTAAAAACCATCTAGAAAAACGGCAAGATTCTGTAATTGCAGAGAGAACCTTAACAGaaaatgtctttttcttcgttcTTCAAGAAAGCTATGACGAACAAATTCTTTCATTTGAGCTACTTCGTGGACAGGATCGCGTCTTCGCTGATCTTCTGCTGAACTGTGATTTTCTCGACGTTCACCTAGCAATGGCATCACAGTCAAGTTCGACGAACATCAATGGGAAAGCCGAAGTACTGGAAGTTACACGTGTAATTGATTCCGACGACGTGACTAGAAACTTGAGCATACAGTTGAAGTGGGAAAAGAACGTTGTTGGACTTATTAAGTCAGATCAAGAGAGGAAGGTGTCCAATGAAAAATCCGAGAAAGATATTGTTATGTTTGTTATTCCCAAAAGTGGCAAGATAAATTTGCCTTGCGGTGTTTTACTGATTTGGCCCAAGCATCATTCAGTTCAAATGTATTGCCGTTATggctttcattcatttttgatcCGAATGAGTAAATCTTTGACGTCACTTGCCAAGTGGAAAGACCATACCCGAACCGAAGCCATTGGTGATTTAAGCCAGTTAATTTCATATTGTTGCGCCGAACCTCGAAAAGTATGGACGAAATCGTGA
- the LOC124335911 gene encoding uncharacterized protein LOC124335911 isoform X2, with amino-acid sequence MKILSSNFDGDSQDTEMFEGIQTEDVAQAIANFERQVCDWNKIAEPIKAMVTPSRIVTQLIPITKLAKFFLDFDCIEGGKTVGECILSWFDEMDPNLAWKSKYCDVEAFLNLLVALQSNPETSNRTRTASFLLFFSKLRPFLQFHLLLNFESQHGLRLKTIQSWQFVYRDACEIFSFASNTKMPPIKCMAVDFMKAIEVWISELTEEAVLRPELQESLEPEVVITDPVLEQSAAASVSKKSDVPPVVLNPGNNFEKNDWTTASDEWTSTTSTQIVAAAPVAGVKARTFSTDDWSGTSDSLTTDSKRKELAPRSCAPISTGDWNACADAWTSSGKISGTVNKAIPNDDQSNWDAPRKMPASSNSNTTSDDWNSWSSTAPKPN; translated from the exons ATGAAAATTCTGAGTTCTAATTTTGATGGAGATTCTCAAGATACAGAGATGTTTGAAGGAATTCAAACAGAAGATGTTGCGCAGGCAATTGCAAATTTTGAACGTCAAGTCTGCG attggaaTAAGATTGCCGAACCGATAAAGGCGATGGTTACACCCAGCAGAATAGTCACCCAACTGATTCCTATTACGAAGTTGGCAAAATTCTTTCTAGACTTCGACTGTATCGAAGGAGGCAAAACAGTGGGCGAATGTATCTTGTCCTGGTTCGACGAAATGGATCCGAACCTTGCTTGGAAGTCAAAATATTGTGACGTAGAAGCTTTTCTTAATTTGTTGGTGGCATTGCAGTCTAATCCTGAGACCTCCAATCGAACGAGAACAGCATCgttccttctcttcttctccaagCTACGACCGTTCCTGCAGTTCCATTTATTGCTAAATTTCGAATCACAGCACGGATTGCGTCTGAAGACAATTCAATCCTGGCAATTCGTCTATCGGGATGCTtgcgaaattttttcttttgcttctaACACGAAGATGCCGCCCATCAAGTGTATGGCTGTCGACTTTATGAAAGCAATTGAAGTCTGGATATCGGAATTGACCGAAGAAGCTGTGCTGCGTCCCGAACTACAAGAGTCCCTCGAACCAGAAGTTGTCATCACCGATCCAGTTCTCGAGCAATCGGCTGCTGCGTCGGTGTCCAAAAAGTCGGATGTTCCGCCAGTTGTATTGAATCCTGGAaataatttcgaaaaaaacgaTTGGACTACTGCATCAGATGAGTGGACTTCAACAACGTCGACTCAGATTGTAGCTGCAGCACCGGTGGCAGGTGTAAAAGCTAGGACATTTAGTACTGATGATTGGAGTGGAACATCAGACTCTCTGACgacggattcaaaacgaaaagaattggcgCCACGTTCCTGCGCACCAATTTCGACTGGTGATTGGAATGCTTGTGCAGATGCTTGGACTTCTAGTGGCAAAATATCCGGAACCGTGAATAAAGCAATACCGAACGATGACCAATCTAATTGGGACGCACCTCGCAAAATGCCAGCGTCAAGTAATAGCAATACGACCTCTGACGACTGGAATTCTTGGTCTTCGACTGCTCCTAAACCCAATTGA